From one Pedobacter faecalis genomic stretch:
- a CDS encoding Gfo/Idh/MocA family protein, with protein sequence MNETEKNQETTSRRSFLKTGAIAASAFMIVPRHVLGGRGFIAPSDKLIVAGIGVGGKGQSDIASFAKSGKAEIGFLCDVHDSRAAASVKAFPKAKYYRDWREMMDKESKNFDAVSVSTPDHNHAIQALAAMQRGKHVYVQKPLTHDIYEARALTAAAKKYKVVTQMGNQGASNDGPRIMKEWYDAGLIGDVHTIYAWTDRPVWPQGIPWPSTKAPVPSDLDWDLWLGTAPYREYVPKLVPFNWRGWWDYGTGALGDMGCHLLEAPFSVLNLKYASEVQASVGSVYVDEFRRGYFPDSCPPSSHVTLKFPKTNKTKGEVTVHWMDGGIQPERPEELQANETFGDGGNGTLFIGTKGKMMCETYSHNPKLLPLSKNKDIKVAQKFARVPGGANGHYAQWVEAAIAGYGKQEVSSPFEIAGPLTEALLMANLAIRGVDVQRKEGDRVTYPGRNIKLLWDNDAMKVTNLDDVNQFVKREYRSGWTLGA encoded by the coding sequence ATGAATGAGACAGAAAAAAATCAGGAGACTACGTCGAGACGGAGTTTTCTGAAAACGGGCGCTATTGCCGCTTCAGCCTTTATGATCGTGCCGAGGCACGTGCTCGGCGGAAGGGGTTTTATTGCACCTAGTGATAAACTGATTGTTGCTGGAATCGGCGTGGGCGGAAAAGGGCAGTCTGATATTGCTTCTTTCGCCAAAAGTGGAAAAGCGGAGATCGGATTTTTATGTGATGTGCATGATTCGCGCGCAGCGGCCAGTGTGAAAGCGTTTCCTAAGGCTAAGTATTATCGCGACTGGCGTGAGATGATGGATAAAGAGTCCAAAAATTTCGATGCCGTTTCTGTCTCAACACCCGACCATAACCATGCAATTCAGGCGTTGGCGGCAATGCAGCGTGGAAAGCATGTTTACGTGCAGAAACCGCTAACACATGACATCTACGAAGCAAGAGCGCTGACTGCTGCTGCGAAGAAGTATAAGGTGGTAACCCAGATGGGTAACCAGGGCGCATCTAACGATGGCCCGCGTATTATGAAGGAATGGTACGATGCTGGCTTGATTGGAGATGTGCATACGATTTATGCCTGGACAGACCGGCCGGTTTGGCCTCAGGGTATCCCGTGGCCTTCTACCAAGGCACCTGTGCCATCTGATCTGGACTGGGACCTTTGGCTGGGAACTGCTCCTTACCGTGAGTATGTTCCAAAACTTGTTCCTTTCAACTGGCGGGGCTGGTGGGATTATGGCACTGGCGCTTTGGGCGACATGGGCTGCCACCTGCTTGAGGCTCCTTTCAGCGTGCTTAACCTTAAGTATGCAAGTGAGGTGCAGGCTAGTGTTGGCTCAGTGTATGTAGACGAGTTCAGACGGGGGTATTTCCCTGACAGCTGTCCGCCATCAAGCCATGTAACCTTGAAATTCCCTAAAACAAACAAGACTAAGGGAGAGGTAACGGTACATTGGATGGACGGCGGAATACAACCGGAGAGACCTGAGGAACTGCAGGCCAATGAGACCTTTGGGGACGGAGGAAACGGAACGCTGTTCATTGGAACGAAGGGTAAGATGATGTGCGAAACGTACAGCCATAATCCTAAGCTTCTTCCACTAAGCAAAAATAAAGACATCAAGGTTGCTCAGAAGTTTGCACGTGTACCTGGTGGGGCTAACGGACACTATGCGCAGTGGGTTGAGGCTGCTATTGCCGGTTATGGTAAGCAGGAGGTTAGTTCTCCTTTTGAGATTGCAGGCCCTCTAACCGAAGCTTTGCTTATGGCTAACCTGGCTATCAGGGGTGTGGACGTTCAACGCAAGGAAGGCGACAGGGTTACTTATCCCGGGCGCAACATCAAACTTCTTTGGGATAACGATGCAATGAAAGTGACAAACCTTGACGATGTAAATCAATTTGTAAAACGCGAATACCGCAGCGGATGGACGCTTGGCGCATAA
- a CDS encoding c-type cytochrome translates to MKNQLFFAACLAIGMASCQSPEQRANGGDTAEVKTLDSAKSITTDANTQDADSSGAAPVSGQDEAAPAPVNAATAQAPAPEKPKKDMPGKGLIAKSDCLACHHETKKLVGPAYVNVAKRYPNTDENVNMLAGKIIEGGSGVWGAVPMSPHPDLSKEDAKEMAKYILSLKQ, encoded by the coding sequence ATGAAAAACCAATTATTTTTCGCTGCATGCCTGGCTATAGGTATGGCGTCGTGTCAAAGTCCGGAACAACGGGCAAATGGTGGGGATACTGCAGAAGTTAAGACGCTTGACAGCGCGAAAAGCATAACAACTGACGCAAATACACAGGACGCCGATTCGAGCGGTGCGGCACCTGTAAGCGGACAGGATGAGGCTGCGCCTGCACCTGTTAATGCGGCTACTGCTCAGGCACCGGCACCTGAAAAACCAAAGAAAGATATGCCTGGAAAGGGGCTCATCGCTAAATCTGACTGTCTGGCTTGCCACCATGAGACCAAAAAACTTGTGGGTCCGGCTTACGTGAACGTGGCTAAAAGATATCCAAACACTGACGAGAATGTGAATATGCTGGCCGGAAAGATCATTGAAGGCGGTTCTGGCGTTTGGGGCGCAGTGCCTATGAGCCCGCACCCTGACCTGAGCAAGGAAGATGCTAAGGAAATGGCGAAATATATCCTTTCTTTGAAACAATAA
- a CDS encoding sugar phosphate isomerase/epimerase family protein, with protein sequence MTTIKGPAVFLAQFISDEAPFNSLDAICEWAAGLGFKGIQMPTLDPRFIDLQKAAESKTYADELKGKVAAHGLEISELSTHLQGQLVAVNPAYDLAFDAFAPDQYKNNPKARTEWAVQQLKYAAKASENLGLKAHATFSGSLLWHMFHPWPQRPEGLVEAGFTELAKRWTPILNAFDESGVDVCYEIHPGEDLFDGITYEMFLEKVNNHPRACLLYDPSHFVLQQLDYIEYIDLYHERIRAFHVKDSEFNPSGRQGTFGGYQSWANRAGRYRSPGDGQVDFKTIFSKLAQYDYKGWAVMEWECSIKDAQVGAQEGAEFIKKHIIKVTDRAFDDFAASGGDESFNRMILGLDK encoded by the coding sequence ATGACAACGATTAAAGGACCTGCGGTATTCCTGGCGCAGTTTATCAGTGATGAAGCCCCGTTTAACAGCCTCGATGCTATATGTGAATGGGCTGCGGGCTTAGGATTTAAAGGAATTCAGATGCCAACGCTTGATCCACGCTTTATTGATCTGCAAAAAGCGGCGGAAAGCAAAACCTATGCGGATGAGCTAAAAGGCAAGGTGGCTGCTCACGGCCTTGAGATATCTGAGTTATCTACCCATCTTCAGGGCCAGCTTGTTGCTGTAAATCCGGCATATGATCTGGCCTTTGATGCCTTCGCACCGGATCAATATAAGAATAACCCTAAAGCGAGGACAGAATGGGCCGTGCAGCAGTTGAAGTATGCAGCAAAAGCTTCGGAAAATCTTGGCTTGAAAGCACACGCTACCTTTAGCGGCTCACTGTTATGGCACATGTTTCACCCCTGGCCGCAACGCCCTGAGGGATTGGTTGAGGCAGGTTTTACAGAACTTGCCAAACGCTGGACACCGATCCTGAATGCTTTTGACGAAAGTGGGGTTGACGTTTGCTATGAAATTCACCCGGGCGAAGACCTCTTTGACGGTATCACTTATGAGATGTTCCTGGAGAAGGTAAACAACCATCCCAGAGCGTGTCTGCTTTATGATCCATCGCATTTTGTATTGCAGCAATTGGATTATATTGAATACATCGATCTGTACCATGAGCGGATCAGGGCCTTCCACGTGAAGGATTCTGAATTCAATCCCTCAGGCCGACAAGGCACTTTTGGCGGCTACCAGAGCTGGGCTAACCGCGCAGGCCGGTACCGTTCTCCGGGCGATGGGCAGGTAGACTTTAAGACAATTTTTAGTAAATTGGCACAGTATGACTACAAAGGCTGGGCGGTGATGGAGTGGGAATGCAGCATTAAGGATGCACAGGTTGGTGCACAGGAAGGTGCTGAGTTCATTAAGAAACACATCATTAAAGTAACTGACCGGGCATTTGACGATTTTGCGGCTTCTGGAGGTGATGAGAGCTTTAACAGAATGATACTGGGGCTGGATAAATAA
- a CDS encoding Gfo/Idh/MocA family protein, whose protein sequence is MKTRKIRMGMIGGGKDAFIGAVHRIAANMDGQIEFCCGALSINPEIAKESGEMLFLPEDRIYMNFEEMIEKESKLPADQKIDFVTIVTPNFAHFAPAMMALDHGFNVVIEKPIALSLDEARQLQKKVEETGLILCLTHTYSGYPMVKQARQMVKEGKLGAIRKVMVEYPQGWLSTLTEREGNAGAAWRTDPKKSGKSGCMGDIGTHAAQLAEYISGLQITKVCADLNVVVPGRGLDDDGNVLLKFNNGANGVLIASQVAAGEENALKIKVYGEKGGLEWHQMEPNTLMVKWLNEPAQVYRAGQAYLSDAAKHNTRVPGGHPEGYLEAFANIYRNFALTVSAKIHGTEPTEAMLDFPRVEDGVRGMTFIETVVESSGSDQKWFDFKV, encoded by the coding sequence ATGAAGACTAGAAAAATTAGAATGGGCATGATTGGCGGTGGTAAAGATGCGTTTATCGGCGCAGTACACCGCATTGCTGCAAACATGGACGGACAAATCGAATTCTGCTGCGGTGCGCTTAGCATCAATCCGGAGATCGCGAAAGAGTCGGGCGAAATGCTGTTCCTTCCTGAAGACAGGATTTACATGAATTTCGAAGAGATGATTGAAAAGGAGAGCAAACTGCCTGCTGATCAGAAGATCGATTTTGTGACGATCGTTACGCCCAACTTTGCGCATTTTGCCCCTGCGATGATGGCTCTTGATCATGGTTTTAATGTGGTGATTGAAAAGCCGATTGCGCTTTCGCTGGATGAAGCAAGGCAATTGCAGAAGAAGGTGGAAGAAACAGGTCTTATCTTGTGCCTTACGCATACTTACTCTGGCTACCCTATGGTGAAGCAAGCCAGGCAAATGGTTAAAGAAGGGAAACTCGGCGCCATCAGGAAGGTTATGGTGGAGTACCCGCAGGGATGGCTGAGCACCCTGACCGAACGTGAAGGTAATGCGGGGGCTGCCTGGAGAACGGATCCGAAGAAAAGTGGAAAGAGCGGTTGTATGGGTGATATTGGTACTCACGCGGCGCAGCTGGCCGAATATATTTCAGGCTTACAGATCACTAAGGTTTGTGCTGACCTGAACGTTGTGGTTCCGGGTCGGGGACTTGACGACGACGGAAACGTGCTGCTGAAGTTTAACAACGGTGCAAACGGTGTACTGATCGCCTCGCAGGTGGCGGCAGGTGAAGAAAATGCTTTGAAAATAAAAGTTTACGGTGAAAAAGGAGGCCTTGAATGGCATCAGATGGAACCAAATACGCTGATGGTGAAATGGCTCAACGAGCCTGCACAGGTGTATCGTGCCGGACAGGCATATTTGTCGGACGCAGCAAAACATAACACACGTGTACCTGGCGGCCACCCGGAAGGTTATCTGGAAGCTTTTGCCAATATATACCGGAATTTTGCGTTAACTGTATCAGCTAAAATACATGGAACGGAGCCCACTGAAGCTATGCTCGACTTCCCTAGAGTTGAGGATGGTGTTAGAGGTATGACGTTCATTGAAACTGTGGTGGAATCGAGCGGTTCTGATCAGAAATGGTTTGATTTTAAGGTATAA
- a CDS encoding NAD-dependent epimerase/dehydratase family protein, with product MEKIIVLGSNGQIGTELVMALRKIYGEQNVVACDIRRPDYDIKNSGPFEFVNVLERDTLHLLFKKYKPTQVYLLAALLSATGEQNPKLAWDLNMNGLLHILELAIEYKTAKVYWPSSIAVFGPTSPKDNTPQYCVMDPNTVYGISKLAGERWCEYYNQKFGLDVRSIRYPGLISWKAAPGGGTTDYAIHIFHDALKKGGYASFLNAETELPMMYMDDAIRGTIELMDAEASKISIRSSYNFTGVSFTPETLAAEIRKHIPQFQLTYTENDPRQQIANSWPKSIDDSYAAADWGWKPQFDLAAMTTEMLKNLKK from the coding sequence ATGGAAAAAATAATCGTACTAGGTTCCAACGGACAGATCGGAACCGAGCTGGTAATGGCATTGCGTAAAATCTACGGAGAACAAAATGTTGTTGCCTGTGATATAAGGAGGCCGGATTATGACATCAAAAATTCCGGACCTTTTGAGTTTGTAAACGTACTGGAAAGAGACACCTTACACCTCCTCTTCAAAAAGTATAAACCCACGCAGGTATACCTGCTGGCCGCGCTGCTCTCAGCAACCGGCGAGCAAAACCCTAAGCTGGCATGGGACTTAAATATGAACGGCCTGCTTCACATTCTTGAGCTTGCCATAGAATACAAAACAGCCAAAGTGTACTGGCCCAGTTCTATCGCTGTATTCGGGCCAACTTCACCTAAAGACAACACACCACAATACTGCGTTATGGATCCAAACACCGTGTACGGGATCAGTAAACTGGCAGGTGAACGCTGGTGCGAATACTACAATCAGAAATTTGGCCTCGATGTCCGGAGCATTCGCTACCCCGGACTCATCAGTTGGAAAGCAGCCCCCGGTGGCGGTACAACAGATTACGCCATCCATATTTTTCATGATGCGCTGAAAAAGGGGGGGTACGCCTCATTCCTTAATGCCGAAACTGAACTGCCTATGATGTATATGGACGATGCCATTAGAGGAACCATTGAACTGATGGATGCAGAAGCCAGTAAAATCAGTATCCGGTCAAGCTATAACTTCACGGGCGTCAGTTTCACACCGGAAACGCTGGCTGCCGAAATCAGGAAACACATTCCGCAATTTCAGCTAACTTACACCGAAAATGATCCGCGTCAGCAGATTGCCAACAGCTGGCCCAAGTCTATAGACGATAGCTATGCGGCGGCCGACTGGGGTTGGAAACCACAGTTCGACCTGGCGGCTATGACCACAGAGATGTTAAAGAATTTAAAGAAATAA
- a CDS encoding YebC/PmpR family DNA-binding transcriptional regulator, which translates to MGRAFEFRKERKFKRWAKMAVQFTRIGKDIVIAVKEGGPHPETNSRLRTAIQNAKAVNMPKDRVDAAIKRASDKSMANYEEIVYEGYAPHGVAILIETATDNTNRTVANVRSYFNKTNGTLGKTGSLDFVFSRKSVFRFVPSDNIDLEELEFELIDAGLEELYVEADEEGNDIAVAQGSFESFGSLQKALEEKGVEVKSAKLERIALSHHEVTEEQAADVFKLIDKLEEDDDVQAVYHNMAE; encoded by the coding sequence ATGGGAAGAGCATTTGAGTTTAGAAAAGAAAGAAAATTTAAACGCTGGGCCAAAATGGCCGTGCAGTTCACGCGTATAGGTAAAGACATCGTTATCGCGGTAAAAGAGGGTGGACCTCACCCCGAAACCAACTCCCGGCTGCGTACGGCCATACAGAACGCTAAGGCGGTAAACATGCCCAAGGATCGGGTAGATGCCGCAATCAAAAGGGCGTCCGACAAGAGCATGGCCAACTACGAAGAGATTGTTTATGAAGGCTATGCGCCGCACGGTGTTGCCATACTTATTGAAACTGCGACCGACAATACCAACCGTACCGTAGCCAATGTGCGGAGCTATTTCAATAAAACAAACGGAACACTAGGTAAGACCGGCTCACTCGATTTCGTCTTCAGCCGCAAGTCTGTATTCCGTTTCGTGCCCTCAGACAATATCGATCTGGAAGAGCTCGAATTCGAGTTAATTGATGCCGGCTTGGAAGAACTATATGTAGAGGCCGACGAAGAAGGAAACGACATTGCAGTAGCACAAGGATCATTCGAAAGTTTCGGCTCGCTGCAAAAGGCCCTTGAAGAAAAAGGCGTAGAAGTAAAAAGCGCTAAGCTGGAACGAATCGCATTATCACATCACGAAGTTACTGAAGAACAGGCAGCCGATGTATTTAAGCTTATCGACAAGCTTGAGGAGGACGATGACGTTCAGGCCGTATACCATAACATGGCCGAGTAG
- a CDS encoding prolyl oligopeptidase family serine peptidase, with amino-acid sequence MIRSKLLTALVIALTGFAAKAQDFNKYDRGSFVKRKDTIQYRILFPEQFDAQKQYPIVFFLHGSGERGSDNQKQLTHGGKLFLQDKVRKEFPAIVVFPQCSSDSFWANADFSTDAKGKRQRIFKTGGKPTKSMRALLGMIDNLLDKPYVNRDQVYVGGLSMGGMGTYELLRRKRKTFTAAFAICGGDNVANVRKYKHTPLWIFHGEKDDVVPVALSTAIADQLRVLGVEPKITLYPNDNHNSWDSAFAEPELLPWLFSNKK; translated from the coding sequence ATGATAAGATCTAAATTATTGACAGCGCTCGTGATAGCTTTGACTGGTTTTGCCGCGAAGGCACAGGATTTTAATAAGTACGACCGAGGCAGCTTCGTGAAACGCAAAGACACCATTCAGTATCGTATTCTCTTTCCAGAGCAGTTTGATGCACAAAAGCAATATCCTATCGTGTTTTTCCTTCACGGCTCGGGAGAACGGGGCAGCGATAATCAGAAGCAGCTGACGCATGGCGGGAAACTTTTCCTGCAGGATAAAGTGAGAAAGGAATTTCCGGCAATTGTGGTATTTCCGCAATGCAGTAGTGACAGCTTTTGGGCAAACGCAGATTTCAGTACAGATGCTAAAGGCAAAAGGCAGCGTATTTTTAAGACGGGCGGCAAGCCAACAAAATCAATGCGGGCGCTGCTTGGCATGATTGACAATTTGCTTGATAAGCCTTACGTAAACCGGGATCAAGTGTATGTAGGCGGCTTATCGATGGGCGGAATGGGCACGTATGAATTACTAAGAAGAAAACGTAAGACTTTTACAGCGGCTTTTGCGATATGCGGAGGCGACAATGTGGCGAATGTTCGAAAATACAAGCATACACCGTTATGGATATTTCATGGCGAGAAGGATGATGTGGTACCTGTGGCTCTTTCTACTGCAATTGCGGATCAGTTGAGGGTGTTGGGTGTGGAACCGAAGATTACTTTATATCCGAACGATAATCATAACAGCTGGGATTCCGCATTTGCAGAACCCGAGCTGTTGCCATGGTTGTTTTCAAACAAAAAATAA
- the bglX gene encoding beta-glucosidase BglX, translating to MKNTRLYLPILLLAGLTSTAQMKKPSATDAKMNAFINGLMSKMTIDEKIGQLNLLTGGEATTGSVVSTGVEEKIRKGQVGGMFSMTTPARIRRVQEIAVTQTRMKIPIIFGQDVIHGYKTTFPIPLALSCTWNLPMIQQTARIAAVEATADGLNWTFSPMVDISRDPRWGRISEGSGEDTYLGSQIAKAIVRGYQGDDLTKYNTMMACVKHFALYGAAEAGRDYNVTDMSLDRMYNEYLPPYRAAINAGAGSVMTSFNDINGVPATANKWLMTDVLRKQWGFKGFVVTDYTAVNELIEHGLGDLQTVSALSLKAGVEMDMVGEGFLTTLKKSLNEGKVTRQQIDNACRLVLEAKYKLGLFDDPFRYCNEERAKTEILKPEHLRFAREVAAESFVLLKNDNQLLPLKKSGTIALIGPLANTGANMPGTWSVNSDLANTKSLLQGMQDVLGDQVKILHSMGANLLSDAEYQKRATMFGRDIARDERPEQEIINDALSVAKKADVIVAALGESSEMSGESSSRTNLDIPDTQKRLLEALVKTGKPAVLVLFAGRPLTLTWEQKHVPAILNVWFGGTETGHAVADVLFGDVNPSGKLTATFPQNVGQIPLYYSHKNTGRPLPEGGWFSKFRSNYLDVTNEPLYPFGYGLSYTSFAYSDLVLNGKSFKRGGALTASVTVKNTGAREGKEVVQLYLRDMVGSSTRPVKELKGFQKISLKPGESKQVSFRITEEDLKFYNKDLKFAAEPGAFKVFIGSSSKDNLQADFNFVL from the coding sequence ATGAAAAATACACGCCTGTACCTTCCGATTTTGCTTTTGGCCGGCCTGACCAGCACGGCCCAGATGAAAAAGCCATCTGCCACGGATGCTAAGATGAACGCATTCATAAACGGCCTGATGTCTAAAATGACCATAGATGAAAAGATTGGTCAGCTAAACCTGCTCACTGGTGGTGAGGCTACCACAGGTTCGGTGGTGAGTACAGGGGTGGAAGAAAAGATCAGAAAAGGTCAGGTGGGCGGCATGTTCAGTATGACGACACCGGCGCGTATACGCCGGGTACAGGAAATTGCGGTAACGCAGACCCGGATGAAGATCCCGATCATTTTCGGTCAGGATGTGATCCATGGGTACAAAACGACTTTTCCTATTCCGCTTGCACTGTCCTGCACATGGAACTTACCTATGATTCAGCAGACGGCACGCATTGCTGCCGTGGAGGCGACGGCGGATGGGTTGAACTGGACGTTCTCGCCTATGGTCGACATTTCCAGGGATCCGCGTTGGGGCAGGATTTCTGAAGGCTCGGGGGAGGACACGTACCTGGGTTCGCAGATCGCTAAAGCCATAGTTCGGGGCTATCAGGGTGATGACCTTACGAAGTATAATACGATGATGGCTTGCGTGAAGCATTTCGCACTATACGGGGCCGCTGAAGCGGGACGGGACTACAATGTAACGGACATGAGTCTGGACCGGATGTATAACGAGTATCTTCCGCCGTACAGGGCGGCCATCAATGCGGGTGCGGGTAGTGTGATGACGTCGTTCAACGATATCAATGGTGTGCCTGCTACGGCCAACAAATGGCTGATGACAGACGTGCTGAGAAAACAATGGGGCTTTAAAGGTTTTGTGGTAACGGATTATACGGCAGTGAATGAGTTGATTGAACACGGACTGGGTGATTTGCAAACGGTATCTGCCCTTTCATTGAAAGCCGGTGTAGAAATGGATATGGTTGGAGAAGGATTTCTGACCACCTTGAAGAAGTCGCTCAACGAAGGAAAGGTGACCAGGCAGCAGATAGACAATGCATGCAGACTGGTGCTGGAGGCTAAATATAAGCTTGGGTTGTTTGATGACCCTTTCCGTTATTGTAATGAAGAGCGTGCAAAAACTGAGATATTGAAACCTGAACATCTGAGATTTGCGCGCGAGGTGGCTGCGGAATCTTTTGTATTGTTGAAAAACGATAACCAGCTGCTGCCTTTGAAAAAAAGCGGTACGATCGCTTTGATTGGCCCGCTGGCCAACACAGGTGCAAACATGCCGGGTACATGGAGTGTAAACAGTGACCTGGCCAATACCAAATCGCTGCTGCAGGGTATGCAGGATGTTTTGGGCGATCAGGTGAAGATATTGCACAGCATGGGCGCCAATCTGTTGTCTGATGCGGAGTATCAGAAACGTGCGACCATGTTTGGAAGGGACATCGCAAGGGATGAGCGCCCGGAACAGGAGATTATAAATGATGCGCTTTCAGTAGCGAAAAAAGCTGATGTGATCGTTGCCGCACTTGGAGAGAGTTCTGAGATGAGCGGTGAATCTTCGAGCAGGACGAACCTGGATATACCCGATACGCAGAAACGCCTGCTGGAAGCTTTAGTGAAGACCGGCAAACCGGCGGTGCTGGTGCTCTTTGCCGGAAGACCGCTTACGCTGACCTGGGAGCAAAAGCATGTGCCTGCCATCCTTAATGTGTGGTTTGGAGGTACGGAGACGGGACATGCGGTCGCAGATGTGTTGTTTGGCGATGTCAATCCTTCGGGCAAACTGACCGCAACCTTCCCTCAGAACGTAGGACAAATACCGCTTTATTACAGCCATAAGAATACGGGCAGACCACTGCCTGAAGGTGGCTGGTTTTCTAAGTTCAGATCGAACTATCTGGATGTGACCAATGAGCCTCTGTATCCTTTTGGTTATGGGTTAAGTTATACAAGTTTTGCGTACAGTGACCTCGTGCTGAATGGGAAATCTTTTAAACGGGGTGGCGCACTAACCGCCAGCGTAACAGTCAAGAACACCGGTGCCAGGGAAGGCAAGGAAGTGGTGCAGCTTTATCTCCGGGATATGGTGGGCAGTTCGACCCGGCCGGTTAAGGAGCTGAAAGGTTTTCAGAAGATCAGTCTGAAACCGGGCGAATCTAAGCAAGTCAGCTTCCGTATTACCGAAGAAGATCTGAAGTTTTATAATAAAGATCTGAAGTTTGCTGCAGAGCCGGGTGCGTTTAAGGTATTCATTGGCAGCAGTTCGAAAGACAACCTGCAGGCTGACTTCAATTTCGTGCTTTAA
- a CDS encoding GDSL-type esterase/lipase family protein → MKLKLAALFVLFTTGLFAQNKPFWNEIQQFRKSDSVSMPAPNGIVFVGSSSLRMWTDLESVYKDYQAINRGFGGSTLQQANMYIDDLVLKYKPRQVVIYSGENDIAEGATGEETYERFVTFYENLRAGLPKAHILYVSMKLSPSRTKFADEMIKGNDMIKAYLKKQKNAKYVDINPAMKDKAGNLRPELFKSDMLHMQQAGYDIWIKEITPYLKKK, encoded by the coding sequence ATGAAACTAAAACTTGCAGCGCTGTTTGTGCTGTTTACCACGGGCCTTTTTGCCCAAAACAAACCCTTTTGGAATGAAATCCAGCAGTTCCGGAAATCAGACAGTGTGTCGATGCCCGCGCCAAATGGTATCGTGTTCGTTGGAAGTTCTTCGCTCCGGATGTGGACAGATCTGGAGTCGGTTTATAAGGATTATCAAGCCATCAACCGGGGCTTCGGAGGTTCAACGCTTCAGCAGGCCAATATGTATATAGACGATCTTGTACTTAAGTATAAACCTCGGCAGGTGGTGATTTATAGCGGTGAGAACGATATCGCAGAGGGCGCTACGGGCGAAGAGACCTACGAGAGGTTTGTGACATTTTATGAGAACCTGCGTGCGGGCTTGCCTAAGGCGCATATCCTGTATGTTTCGATGAAGCTTAGTCCTTCGCGTACTAAGTTTGCCGACGAGATGATCAAGGGCAATGACATGATTAAAGCTTATCTGAAGAAACAGAAAAATGCTAAGTATGTGGATATTAACCCTGCCATGAAGGACAAGGCGGGCAACCTGCGGCCTGAACTTTTTAAGTCGGACATGCTTCATATGCAGCAGGCCGGATATGATATTTGGATTAAAGAAATTACGCCTTATTTGAAAAAGAAATAA